The following is a genomic window from Bacteroidota bacterium.
GTCCTAATCATACCCTATAAATGTACCACAAAACAAAGGACCCTTGCAACAGGCCGGTTTAATAAAGAAAAGTAAGAGCATGACTATTTTTTAAGAAAATCCCATGCATTCTCCTATTAAATACGGAATTTTACACTATGAAGGTCAACGATCTCCTCGTTAAACTTTGCCGCGTTTCAAAAGATGAAGCAAGCTCATATATTGAAAACAACCGGGTTCAGGTAAACGGACGGAAAGCTGTACAAAAAGAATACCTGCTGGAAACAGATGCTGTGGAACAGGATGGAAAACTATTACGCGAAGCCGTTGTTTACAGATATTACGCCTTCTATAAACCCCGCGGTATTGAATGTACCCTGAACCCCGCTATTGCAAACAACCTGCGCGAGCTCATTCCTTTTCCGGGTCATTTTTACCCGGTAGGACGGTTGGATAAACAATCGGAAGGATTATTACTCATCACCAACGACGGAGATTTATACCAGCAAATCGCTCTCTCTGAAAACCGAAAGAAAAAAGAATACGAAGTGACGGTGAATAAAGCGCTCAGCGATGTTGTAACACGAATCGATTCTCATTCTTTCCGGATCATACTAACGCAGGGCCTTAACAGGCAGATCCGCAGAATGTGCCATACATTGGGATTGGAAGTGAACTCACTGAAACGAATTCGTATCTCATCTGTAACACTGGACGGGTTAAAGCCGGGAGAATACAGGGAGTTAAGAATAGAAGATATTAGTCCAAATTTATAGTGCCGCAAATTTCAATTAAAAAACATGTGAACAAAGTAACTTATAGCCAAAATTGTGTAACACATGTCCATTTAAATTGTCCACCTTTGACATGAAGGAGTTTGAGTTTGCCTTCACCGCATGTAAAGCGGTTCATTCCATATAGTTATTAGATATTATACCGAATAAGAATATTATATGGAATTTTCAGAAAAAAATTTGGTGAACATTTTGAGCTTTCGTGCTTTTGTGGCAAATGGATTTTCGCCACAAAAGCACCAAAACACAAAAGCCCACCAAAAATCCTTATTAGGTATAAACTCTATTATCATT
Proteins encoded in this region:
- a CDS encoding ribosomal large subunit pseudouridine synthase F; the protein is MKVNDLLVKLCRVSKDEASSYIENNRVQVNGRKAVQKEYLLETDAVEQDGKLLREAVVYRYYAFYKPRGIECTLNPAIANNLRELIPFPGHFYPVGRLDKQSEGLLLITNDGDLYQQIALSENRKKKEYEVTVNKALSDVVTRIDSHSFRIILTQGLNRQIRRMCHTLGLEVNSLKRIRISSVTLDGLKPGEYRELRIEDISPNL